One Bacteroidota bacterium genomic region harbors:
- a CDS encoding NAD-dependent epimerase/dehydratase family protein: protein KLDVESIQGDILDPASLDKLVKGTEVVFHLAARINLHGDKQTMYRTHVNGTGNIILASEKHNVRRLIHFSTIHAIDHSNTVKPLDENRPLISESRIMYELSKAHGEGLIRKHQNRIPETIIMNPTAIIGPHDYEPSLQGHFLLQLKNRTLPALVPGGYNWVDVRDVTAAAVKAIDHGESGDRFILSGYWHDFREISEMVEEITGVRTPKTEMPLLLAWIGLPFIQAWALIRNEKPLYNKDTLRVVSSGSKNIDNSKARKILGFNPRPVKESVKDTLNWLEENKK from the coding sequence AAACTGGATGTTGAAAGCATACAAGGTGACATCCTTGATCCGGCAAGTCTTGACAAACTTGTTAAAGGTACCGAGGTTGTCTTCCATCTGGCCGCCAGGATCAACCTCCACGGAGATAAACAAACAATGTACCGGACTCATGTCAATGGTACTGGAAACATCATCCTGGCCAGTGAAAAACACAATGTGAGGCGCTTGATCCATTTCAGCACCATCCATGCTATCGATCATAGCAACACCGTTAAACCGCTTGATGAAAACCGCCCCCTCATTTCGGAAAGCCGTATTATGTATGAATTATCAAAGGCTCACGGAGAAGGGTTGATCAGAAAACATCAAAACAGGATCCCTGAAACCATTATCATGAATCCCACTGCCATAATTGGCCCTCATGATTATGAACCGTCACTTCAAGGCCATTTCCTGCTCCAGCTGAAGAACAGAACACTTCCTGCGCTGGTCCCCGGTGGTTATAACTGGGTCGATGTCAGAGATGTCACCGCTGCCGCTGTCAAGGCAATTGACCACGGTGAAAGTGGCGACAGGTTTATCCTGTCCGGATACTGGCACGATTTCAGGGAAATTTCAGAAATGGTTGAGGAAATAACGGGAGTCCGAACTCCTAAAACTGAGATGCCCTTGCTTCTGGCCTGGATCGGATTACCCTTCATACAAGCCTGGGCATTGATCAGAAACGAAAAACCTCTTTACAACAAGGATACGCTCAGGGTTGTTTCTTCAGGAAGTAAAAACATTGATAATTCAAAAGCCCGTAAAATCCTGGGATTTAACCCACGCCCGGTTAAGGAATCCGTAAAGGATACTCTGAACTGGCTGGAAGAAAACAAGAAATAA
- a CDS encoding Crp/Fnr family transcriptional regulator: MTDNSITSTCKVVNSHCRCFDVLTEDQKELLDKKQVEVKFRKGEIIAKHGAFATHVIFLCDGLVKVFLEDNDQTLILKIIGPGSLVGLNALSDDGDTFRYTAAAYQDSVARLIDINTFKYLVRENGIFASRIINIMSEDANLINNRFFFMTHRQSYGRLADLLLCLSGNIFKSQVFDLHLTRKELAELAGMSTENVIRILKNFQEDGLVEITGKTIAIKDGAGLRKLCHVG, translated from the coding sequence ATGACGGACAACTCGATCACATCTACATGCAAGGTGGTAAACTCCCATTGCCGCTGTTTTGATGTATTAACAGAGGATCAGAAGGAGCTGCTGGATAAAAAGCAGGTAGAGGTAAAATTCAGGAAAGGGGAAATCATCGCCAAACATGGTGCTTTTGCCACTCATGTGATTTTTTTATGTGACGGATTGGTCAAGGTCTTCCTGGAAGACAACGATCAAACCCTGATTCTCAAGATTATTGGTCCCGGCAGCCTGGTTGGGCTTAATGCCCTTTCCGACGACGGGGATACTTTTCGCTATACTGCTGCTGCATATCAGGATTCTGTTGCCAGGTTGATCGATATCAATACCTTCAAATACCTGGTCCGCGAGAATGGGATTTTTGCTTCACGCATCATCAATATCATGAGCGAAGATGCCAACCTGATCAATAACCGTTTCTTTTTCATGACGCACAGGCAATCATACGGAAGGCTTGCCGACCTGTTGCTGTGTCTTTCAGGAAACATTTTTAAATCTCAGGTTTTCGATTTGCATCTGACCCGAAAGGAGCTGGCTGAGCTTGCAGGAATGTCAACAGAAAATGTGATCCGTATTTTAAAAAATTTCCAGGAAGACGGACTGGTGGAGATAACCGGGAAAACCATTGCAATTAAAGATGGTGCCGGTTTGCGAAAGTTATGCCACGTAGGGTAA